A single genomic interval of Cucumis sativus cultivar 9930 chromosome 5, Cucumber_9930_V3, whole genome shotgun sequence harbors:
- the LOC101215747 gene encoding microsomal glutathione S-transferase 3, translating into MAAIQLLPSQYGYVVLVLVLYTFLNFWMAGQVGRARKKYKVFYPNLYALESDNKDAKLFNCVQRGHQNSLEMMPLFFMLMILGGIGHPCLTASFGVLYVVCRFFYFKGYATGVPEKRLTIGKFSFLALLGLMVCTISFGVKLLRH; encoded by the exons ATGGCCGCAATCCAGCTTCTCCCCTCACAATATGGCTACGTCGTCCTCGTTCTTGTCCTCTACACCTTTCTCAATTTCTGGATGGCCGGTCAGGTCGGCCGCGCTCGCAAGAA gtATAAGGTCTTTTACCCTAATTTATACGCTCTCGAATCCGACAACAAGGATGCCAAACTCTTCAATTGTGTCCAG AGAGGGCACCAGAATTCGCTAGAAATGATGCCTTTGTTCTTCATGCTTATGATTTTGGGAGGAATTGGGCATCCTTGCCTTACCGCTTCCTTTGGAGTTCTCTATGTTGTGTGTCGATTCTTCTACTTCAAAGGTTACGCTACCGGTGTGCCTGAAAAGCGCCTCACCATCGG gaaattttcttttctggcATTACTCGGATTGATGGTTTGCACAATCTCGTTCGGTGTTAAGCTTCTTCGTCATTAA